The Miscanthus floridulus cultivar M001 unplaced genomic scaffold, ASM1932011v1 fs_839_1_2, whole genome shotgun sequence genome contains the following window.
ACTGATATTTCTGTTTGCCGAGTACTGAGAGCAGCAGCGGGAGGCAAAGATGTCCGCATTATCCAACTACATTAGTTTTCTTCCCTGCACATCGGCACACCTGATTCTGACTGCCTGCACTGCACCACTGCTCTTTTGCTTGATTGCGGAAGCTACTCCATACAAGAATTGATGGGAGCTAATCCATCCGTGGAAGCCACAGAAAGGTGCATGTTCGACTCCTAGGACGGTGCTCCGGCCTCATGTCTGGCGGCCGGCTTCGTAGGAGGGGTCCCGACGCACAGGGCACGGCGAGGGGCTGTGGCGGTAGTCTTCTGGGCGGTCGGCGTCTTTGAACCCGCAGGCCGTCGGCTGTCGGCAGCTACGCGCGGGGTTGTCGACCAGTCAGTGTCAGTGAGCATCGGGCTTGGGGTGGGGCCGCGAGGGCAAGGCGTCTTCGAAATGACTCACAAAAAACCCCTTTCGCAGTAGCACACTAGGAGAGTAGGAGGTAGCAACACAGTACTAGCCCGTCTGAAAATGTTCCTATTTTAACCATAAAAATGCTCATGTTGATCCATTTCGACGTCCAATCCAGACTGAACACTGAACATTCATGCATCCAAAAATGGCACAATGCTCGAGCCTACCAAAGGTGTTCCATGTTCATGAGGTCCAGACCGGGAAGGAAACGAGATCCAAAAAGAGTATCGACGACGAGAGAAGGCTACAGATGCAACAAGAAGGCGTCTCTAAGCAAGATAGCCTGCTCAGAAGTCTGCCCCGTCTTCCACACTCGGAAGCCCTCGTTGTTGAAGAAGCCCAGCCGTTTCCAATGCAACATGTGCATCAGCGTGAATGGCCCTTGGGTCTCTCCTTGAGGGTCTCTGTAGTGCCACTGCCACAGGAGCGCCGAAGGTGACACGCCGTTCGTGGCTGCATGTTCTGGCCCGTGCTGCTCTGGGCGCAGAACTCCATTCATGGCTGTATGAGCTGGCTGTCGCTGCTCCGGCTGAAGAACCCCATTCATGGTTGCAGGTGCTGGCTCTCGCTGCTCCAGGTGAACATCCCCATTCATGGCCCTTAGAGCATGCATCGCCTTGCCTTCTGGCTTATGTTGCCCTGTGCTAGGGTCCTCATCGTCATCACTGCTTAGATCGATGACTTCTACAACTTCATTAATCTTTGCCATGGCAGCTTGCCGGGAGTGGTCACTTTCATCTTGGTCAATGTTCATGGCTTGAGTTGGGCTACCATCTGCATTAACTTTACAAATAATGTTAAATGTGATTGCAGAAAAAGAGGAGACTGTTAGAAAGTTAACGACAGGATTGAGAATAGCATGTCACTGTGCAATGTCTTCACAGCAAAGAGCAAATGCACAGCTATTTCTGCAGCAGGATATGATCAGTCATCTAGATTCTACTTGACACTAAACCAACATGACCAAACTTGGAATTATTAAGAAATGGGAGCCAACCATGCAAATATTAGAAACCTCTAGAAGATCTTGCAAGGATACATCACATTAGCAAAGGTGTTGAGTAGCAAACCTTGAGTATCGTCCATTTGATAATGTAGTGCAGGATCAGGAGTAACACCACTGAGGCAGGCTTCATGAGCTACATGGATAAAATGAATCATAAGATCCAAAACTAGCAGCATTAATTGCACAGGATCAATATATCAGAAGAAATGGATTTATGATCAAGCAGTTCATAACTGACATGATCAAGCAGTTCATAATGGATTTAAGAAAAGACAATATATTCAATTTTCTATCAACATTATACCCGCATGCAAACAAATGAATTATACGTGTGAAGGTATTTACCTTATCCCTGCTACTGAATGTAAGTATGTAACAGTTGGTGGTCTATTAGTATCTAGCACAACCCACATGACTAAGTGATCCTATGGCTTTGGTGTCCAATTGGTTTCAGAATTCCAGTTACTCAATATAACTAACGACCCTAAAACATTTAAGCATTCCATCATTTATTATCCTTATTAGTTTCAATCAAGTTCTAATTAAAATTTATATGCGCATAAAATATCTCGGACTGGTTCCATTGTTTTTGGGAACATCAAAAGTTGAATGAACATACAAATCAAATTGTTTGTCTGATAAGTGTTAGCACTAGATAAGAATCACAGTACAGAACCTTCAGAAGGAGCTTCACAAGTAGCATCAACTTGCTTAGATGCAGCTGATGGCAGACGAAATCAGCAAAATAGCCCATAGATAGCGATTAGTTACATAAGGGAAGTTATAAGGTAAACAAAGGAAAACAGGTAGCTTAATTTTCAAAACACCATATCTGAAACAAACCTTCTGATGATTCTTTGTTAAGAACGTTCAAACAATCATGTATTTGCTCTGTAGCACCTGGAACAAGCAAGTAGGCTTTAGTATTAGATGGAGAGCAAGCAAGATAAGCAGGTCTTTGCCTCCAATGGCATTATAATGGCTTTCAAAACCACTAATTTATTTCTAAGTTTGGATATAGTAATTAGTTGATAGCATGTTTTGTGGAGCTTCAACAGTATAACATCTTATTACAATTAGTCATGATTTCCCCAACTAAGTAGATTCAACAGCACAACATAGCAACCACAGCCTAGCCCTTAGCAAGTAGAAAGAGATCAACCAAACTTGACATTAGTTCCATTTAGCAGTAAAAGTTCAGAATAGAAATTACTTAAAAGGAAAAGGTGGAGAACAGAGAATTGTAACGGAACCTTGGGTCCTCCCAAAATATaaaattcaaaaataaaaaagatcTAAGGCAGACAAATGTAGATTTTAATCATACCTTTTGATGGTTCCCCATTGAGAACATTCAAAGAATCAACTGCTTGATGAGCGGCACCTGAAAACAAGCAAGACAAGCAGGTCTTAGTGTCAGAGAGTGACAAGGAAAACTACCATTAGTTTCACTTTTGTCTATACTCAGTTTAAAATAACTTGTAGGAAAGGGAAAAAGGCTAGAGATGCAGAATGCGAAATTGCTTATTTTCCGTCAAATGTGCAGGATCATTGTCTTAAAAGAAGAGAATGGGAAATCCTTAAATACAATTGAACTTTAAGTGCAAAGCATGGCCAAAGCAAATACTTTAATCACACTGATACCAGAGCACACTATGAAGGATAACTAAGAAGGAAAACTAAAAAGTTTGGATGAGCCCCCTACTCCGTGGCATGTTGCAGGATTATGAGCCTGTTTGGTGCTTATAAGCTGCTTATGGCTTATcaatataaatattttttattagTCATAGGTATTAAACAGTAACATCTAATGCTTGTATCTCCTAAGATTCTAGCCTGTGCGGGAGCATAGGTTGCCATGGAGTAGTAAGTATAAAATCTAAATAAATCGAACGCAGAGCACGCTAAACTGAAGTTTCCATAACTAAATATCACTTCTAATATTTCAAAACAGATGTCACATGGCTTGCTGTATCATCTCCAAATCAACTTGCCTGAATACTTGCATTCTAAATATAGCTAATGAACAACTGCAACCTTGTAGGAACAGAATTCCATGTATAGGTAGCCAGCTTTTGAAAGGGCAAATATATATGCATACTTCAATTGTAATGGAAATTATGGTGTTACTTCACAACAAAATGATGCACTGACAAAataattagcttcattttgtatAAATTAACTGTGCTTACTTTTCCACAGCGCCATTTGGATTGAGCATGTAACAACTTAGGGATTCAGGGCCATTATGAATGTGAAACAAATGCAAAGGAAAAAGTGCTATAAGAGACCAAAATTCCAAGTGTTGGCACCTCTACTCTCTTGAGATGAGTTGCTTGCTGCAACTTGGAGTTCAGTTTCCTTTTCTCTGTATTCTGTATCCGGAACAATTTCTGGAACCTCTTCAAGACGCCGCCGTCTTTCAGCTGGTGTGTTTAAAAGTTTTTTTTGGTCCAGTAGTTCCACCAATGTAAGAAAAGAATGCGTCAAGGAAGAAACCTTGTGGGAAGTTTCTTCAATGGTCctctaaagtactaacagtgaAATATGAAAGCAAGATGATATTAACAAAATGAAACACTATACTATTCTACATGATGATCACAGTCAGTCTAAAAAGGATATTCTACGTGTAACCCTTTCATCTGCGCAATGTCGATCTTTCTTTCTAGTCTCACAAGTTCTCTTTCAATCCACTGGAAAATGCCAATTTCATCAATAAGATTAGAAGCAACAAACACATGGAAAGAAAGGATATATCACTACAATAGTAGGATTAATGAAGAGCTGAATCTAGCATGAGAATTTAAAATTTTGCTTTAAGACATCAAATGttgtctaatagatgcaaaagatTAGTATGTGATGCAGGTAATATTGCCATTCAGAACTACAGCACTTCCAAAAACAAATAGCCGTATCAATTAGGGTATGGTGGACAAATAATTCAAGTTTCTAAGCAAAAGAGGAGAACAGCAATAAAATATTTGTGTACAAGTTTCAAAGCAAAGAAATGCTGATATTGATACTATGTCGTGTCCATGAAAAGCACTATGTCCTCGGTATGAGTTACAAAGTACTCCTTTTCAGTTGATTCAGACAACCAGTTACTTGTTAAACTTCTAATTTATATCTATCTGCATACATTTTCAGTTGATTCAGACAACCAGTTACTTGTTAAACTTCTAATTTATATCTATCTGCATACATTTTCCTTCCAACATACACAAGCATGAAGTAGCAAAATAAGCATTCACTGAACTGCCAAGTGCACTTACATGATTAACTATGTCTTTATGTACTGTTGCCACCTTTTCCTCCAACTCAGCCTGCCAAAAAGAGCGAACTCAGAAAACTAACAAAGGAGCTTAGCATATGCATTAGAAGCTCAAGTACAACAGGAGACATGATATCTTTAAGTATTTTCAGCTGACAGATAGTAATAGGTGCAAACTTAGGTAAACAGGCTGGcttaaaaaaaaactcgacctgcggggggtAAGACAGCCCCTGGGCGAACAACACCTTCTCACGCAAGTCGAGAAAACCTCTGAACCCCTGCCTCTAGCTGACAGGTTCAAACTTTTTTTTGAAGCTTGCCCAGGTTCAAACTTAGGTGTAAACAGGTTGGCCTTAAAAATAACTCGACCAGCGGGGTAAGACAACCCCCAGGCGTTGgattaagaagaagaccttctcacgtagGTCGAGAAAACCTATGAACCCATGTAGGTCTACCTCtgaacccctgccccacccatacacagcggcaccgtagcCCATGTGAGAACGACCACGACCGGGGCCGgaccttagacctgtgctttggtgtgggacagacgaggggaCTTTTTTAACCCTAGCCtgaaaattcgctcccacgggacTTTTTTAACCTATGAACCCATGTAGCCCACATTACACTTTACAAGACTGCCAGTgtccaaagattttttttaatggCTGAAGGGAGTAGTGGAAAACCGGAAACAAATTGATCCTCAACTATCAACAAGTACAGAGTATGAACCGTCCATGACATGACCTGGCACAAACAAAGTAACACTTCGCAATACCCAAAACATTTCCCATCATTCTAACTAGCTAGCATATAACATATAGAAAATATTATTGTGGTCCTTCATCTCTATGGACTAGTAAATTTCCTTCTATGGACTAGTAAATTTCCTTTCTATTAACAAAACAATCTGGTTTGTTTGCCCTCATAACTCAGTATTTGCTAGTGTTAAACATCCAATGGGAAGAGCAACCAAGGAAAATTGCCTAGATCATTTTTTAACGAACTGGCAGGAGCTCTGCATTTCAATTAAGCAGAATAGAGAGTTTATGTACAAGACTGGCTTAACCGCCAACCATAGAGATTTCCCTTCACAAACCACACTCCCAGGGAACATCCCAAAAATAAAGGTCTCCCTGGACAAGGCCAGTCTACCCCTGCAAATCAAGCGCCCTTCTGTATTGTACTAAGCGTTCTTTAGAGCATAAGAAGCATAGATCTCCTAATGAATTTGTATATGAATTATCTTACTTTAGCACTGGAATATGCTAGAAGAATCTGCTATTTGTTTGACATGAGATACAGCAACAGATTTGCATTAGTAATTAGCCATGTGAATATGTTAGAATGAGAGCCATAATATTGATTCACAATAAATGTACACACACATACAACACATGCAGTTCAGATACAAAATATTCTCATCACTAGAGCAATGGACGTCAAAGGTGAAAGAAAGAAATCATTATTCAACAGCATGATAAGTCTACTCTAACCAGTGCCACATATTCAAATGGTTAGGCACTGCCACTGcattaaaaagaagaaaaaatcagAATATGATCTTACAACAGTGGCCCGTTTCAGTAGTCCTTTCTCAGCCAAAGAAATAAGATCATCACACTCATCCTGTTACCAAGGGAAAAGACATAATTATTCCACCACATCTTTTATTCAGGCAAAAAAAGGCTAAATATTGAATTAGTGAACCAATGTTGCACAAACTACTTAGTAATGACAAGCTACTTTAGAACAAATGTAGCAGTAAATTTAATTTTCCATCAGCAACAACTAACATAATAGCATTAAAATGCTACTGGATTAAAAAAATAGTACCTCTGCTAAATCCTCATCTGAGAGCATTGATATACTGACATCATCCAACAAACCAGTAACACATAAGAGAATATTTGTACATGTATCATTTATCTTGTATTCATTTTCAGATTTCATGATGCCTGTTACAGATTTATCCAACAGCACGTGAGAAAGTTGTTTCCTTTCTTCACAAATGAACTAAACCATCAAACCTAAGAAAGAATGATTGCAAGTGATCCATACCTGTTACTTGTCCAAGCAGGTATGCTTTTCTAGGTATTTCATAGCTGTGCACCTTTTGGCCGCACTTGACTCTAACAAAACAGCCAACAACTTTCTGTTCAAATATGTCTGGCTGACTCATCAAAAGACTAATAACTAAAGTTTTTCTCAGGTAGATTAGGTTGATATTATTCTGAGTAAGGGAGGCAAAATGTCTCTTGCTTCTTTCTGAGACCCTCTTAGCAATCTTTGGCTCCAGACTATTCCGAGGTCTCTTTTTAATAACTGGggcgtcatcatcatcttcagaacTACAAAATCTTTCATCTTCTGAAACTGCATTTGAAGCTAGATGAACTGCCAAGAACCTACGGATCATTTTGCATCTCACTTTTCTTCTTGTAAACAGGGGTTGCAGCTTATCATCACACAAGAAACGAAGTTTCTTATCGTCCTGGtatagtttcttctctttgatgtACCCCTTGACAACTCCAATAATTTCAAGTTCTTCAAGAGGTTTTGACGTATCCTTTCCAAAACTAGACAAGAATCCAATTAGCTCTCTGGAACCCCACCCAACATAGGTTCTCTTATTTGACTTGTTCTTCTGTGATGTGTTCGCTTTAATCTGTTTGCCCTTAGAGTCAAAAGGAATTGTTTGATCATTGGCGCCATTATCAGGAGATGTATTTTCATCTGACTTGTGATCAACAGCTGGAAATCTCTCTAAATTTGCTCCTTCTTTACAGTTAAGCTTTCTATTCAGAATATCACTAGCTTCTTCCAAGTCAACCAATGTCAAATGTTCTGCATCTTTAATTCCTTCCCAGTAGTCTTTAAACAAAATTTCGTAGTTATCTGTTTTTGCCTGGAGATGCACATGAACAGATGTCAGAAAAGACAGAAGAAGGAAAAAAACATGTTACAGAGGtcaaattgtatttttttttatatAGTCTAAACTAGTTTGGAATTCTTTCCACAAAGAAATCCAACAAAGTTACGGAGGGGAAGAACTAAAAGTGAACTTTATAGCAAGCAACAAACTCTTTTCGAGAACTGACTAGTAAAGACCCAATATTGTACTTGAGGAATCTGGGTTGTTTTATCCACTTAGACTATGGCATTCTTGTTCTAGGAGTGTTGTGGGTGTGTGATCAGTGGCGGAGCGTGAGCTAAAATCAAGAGGGGGGCAAGTCCATATGTTGTGCTTTGTCAATGAGCAAGATAAGCCAGCAAGTAAGATGAAAAAATGGATGACGTGCTTGTGCATGTAAAGCTCATTTGATGACATTGTGTATGAGCTCCTAGCCTCCTACATCATTCAGTACAATGCCCGTTGATGCTTTAAGAATAGAGAAATGCTTGAGAGCCGTAATGAGCAGCAAATGCAGGAGAGCAGTGGGTGTCAGACATACATTGTCTTACTTAGCAATTATTGTACGCAACAGCAGGCAACTGCCATGGGAAGCTACAAAATATATAATGCCTAAAACACTGACATCTGGCTCATCAGAAAACTCCCTTAGACaagggggggctgcagccccctaTGGCCCATGTGTGTGATGGTTGGGTTTGAATGCACGTGTGAGTCTGGCTGTGTGGATTatacatggatttttttttctccttCATTAATGAAATGGCATGCAGCCTCCAGTGCATTTCCGAACAGTATCATGATTCAGAAAAATAGTTGGGTACATGCATGCAGTTACCACATGAGGATCATTCTTCTCAATCGCGATAGCCAGGTTCAAGCAGGTTCTGCAGAATCCCTTATTTTGCTTTCTCAGTTGCACAAATTCTACTTTTCCAAGGCAGGCACAGCAAACCGAGTAAAGTGGACAGCACAGGCACTGATAATCAGAACGTCCTCTGCACTGGACACATATGTGCCAATCTGTACAAAGTCAAAATTAGGCCCACGAATGAATTACAATAGATTTTAAGAGTACAGAAGCTAAAACGTCTTTCGTAAAAGAGGCTAAAACAGACATTCCACAATTCCTGATCATATGTGTCAGGCGCAAAATTCTTATTATGTGCAACTATTTAAGTCCTGGTTAGCTTGATGTGTTGTCAGACAAAAGAAGTTGGGTAGTTAATGTTGACAGGTTTTTATTGGAGGCACTGAAATGCTAGTTGTATTTCTGTTCCATGTTGCATAATGCTGGAACAGGTAGCTCCGTAAAATAGTAAACAGTTGAAAGTAAATGTCCAGCAGCATAACTTTTAAAAAAAAGATGTCCAGAAAAGAACAAGGATAATTTCATAAGGTGGTTTGTACTTCAGGATATGTGGCCATAACCAAGTTACAAACAAGTGAACGTGGGTGACAACCAATTTTTGTCCTTTCTAAAGCTAtggttatcaatatattccaaaaCATACATATGAGAAACATGAAAAGCATATGTGTggtgttttttttttgggggggggggggggggggggggggcaaaacaCTTCCACAGTACAAATTTTATGGATTCTACAAATTTACATCAATATAAAATACTCGTGAAAAGTACATCTTCTTAAGACTATGATGTTATCCAAGTATAAGTATTTGTGACAGAAGGGGGTACTATTTTTAATTGCAACAGATCATACCAGCCTTCAAGACATGAGCATCTGCAGAACTATTGAAGGACATTGTCCTTTCGTAGAGTCATTGATGATTATGCATTGTCAAAACGCTAGAAATGTTAGTGTATACTGCTGCCAACAAATTAATTAACCAGAAACACTTTTCCCTGTACGGGCTCATTACAGATTCATAAAACCAGGCTCACATTTAGGATGCATGGTCATGTTCACCGAATGGGTAGGTCATCATGATCGCGCAGCACATGTGTGATGCAAAACACCAATCAAAACTATTGTTTGGCATTAACATAGCATTCACGCATTCATGATAACATGTTCTCACCGCATATGAACCCCTCATCTTTGTTTTGGACACAGACTGGATGGTAAGCCTTCAGGCAGTTCCTGGAAAGGACAAGGACGCAACATTAGCTGGCAAAGCTGTTGGCAACGATTGGACTGAAAAATAAAATGAACCAGGCGACGTTTTCCCCAAGGGACTGGGTGGATTCACCATGCAGAATCGCTGCACCAACATCTAGCCAGCTGCATTCCGCACAGCCATCCAAGAACAAACCAGCAGCACGAAATCACGCAACCGATTAAAGAGCAATCGCGATGAATTCTAGTCTTTTTTTCGCACCATAAGAGGCAACCGATCGACAcagacaccccccccccccccccccccaaaaaaaaaagcaTGTTCACCATCAGTACAGCAATCGGGGCGGCGGAGCCAACCGATCGATacagaacccccccccccccccccccccccccccccccccccaaaaaaaaaaaaccggcATGTTCACCATCAATACAGCTATCGGGGCGGCTGAATCACACGTATCTAGGACGACGAAGGCTTACCTGGAGTCACATACGCGGAGGTCGTGCCCGCTGTCCTTGCAAATGAAGCAGCATTCCTCGGCCATCTTGTCCTTTTCCTGCCTCTGCCTCTTCCCGCTCATCCTTTCCTCCCCTGGACGCGCGAACGGAGCGGCCCGGACTTAAACCCCCGAAACCCTCCTCAAAACACCGGGTCACCCTCGCCGCCGCGATCCTTGCCCGGATGACGGCGGTCGGCGCAAATAGCGGCAGCGGAAGGCGGGCGGTCTGGGTGAGTGAGGGTTTGGTGGGGTCCGAATTCGTGAGAGCAGAGGAGCGGGCGACTATGTGGCGGGTGCGAGTGAAACCAGCCGGTGCCGTGGGGGAAAGAAATGGAAAGGCTCGAGCCGCGCGGGCCGCCGGAGCGCCGAGCACACCGTCGGGCGGTCGGGGGTCTACCGGCGCGCGACGCGCGTGACGCGTGGCTCTGGCTCCTTGTTGGTTGGCTCGCTTCTTTTCTCGCCCCCCTTCATCTGCCGGTCCGGTCCGTCTCGTTCTCGTGGAAGTGTGGAAGGGAAGGCAGTGCTGACGTTACAGAATGGTTGATTGGGAGCCCAACTCAGCACCGCACCATACTGCTTTTGGGCTTAGCCTGTGTGATGCATGAGTAGAACTTGGGCCAAGAAATATAGGCCAGGCTTATATACTATTAGGCATATTTATTATAACTTCCCGTTTCGGTGCGAGTGGGCGACGACCTGTTGAGAGCCGAGCGACGCCCCCATGGCGGCAGCGACCTAGGGTTGGCGACCCCTCCGGTGGCCGGCCGTAGGAGGATCTCAGCCACTCCCCCGACGTTTCCCTCTTACCTGATCGCTCGGGCTGACTACGGGGTTGCCCTACGCAGCTGCCCGGCCTTGGCTGGAAGGTAGAGGACCAACGGACGAGTGGATCACGTGACGGTGGCTGCATCGGCGTCGTCCAGATGGCAGTGACCAGGCTGCTGACTTTGAAGGATTTTGGCGAGAAGGAGGTGATGTTTCGATCTGCGGGGAAGATTTTATTCGTGATTCAGGCATTCTGTTTAGGAGATTGAAAGCGCATAATAGAAGATGGGGGCGGCTCCTTTGAGGAGTGCCGCCATCCCCAATAAGTTGCCTGAGTTGGATTGTCGCGGACTTAGCAACGCCGCGACAGTGAAGGAGCTTCGCGATCTGACAAAGCAGTTTGCCCCTTCTGTACTTTGTGTTCTGGAGACTCAAGTGCACAAGGCGAGGGTGGAGCAGTTGAAAACCATATTAGGTTTTGATTTTTCGTTTGCCGTGAGCAATACAGGCTGCAGTGGTGGTTTGGTGATTTTCTGGAAGAATAATACAAATTTGCAGATTTTACCGTACTCATAATATCATATAGATGTTATCTTAAAAGAAGGTGATTCTAAGCGTCGGAGATTGACATGTGTGTATGGGGAGGCACGTACTAGTAAGAGGCATAAGACGTGGGATGTTCTGAAATTCAAAAAATCTACGTCTCCGCGTCCCTCGGTTTGCATAGGTGATTTTAACGAAGTTTTGGACAGGTCCGAACATGTTGGAGTGCAGGAGCGGAGCAACGCATAGATGGAGGGCTTTAGAGAAGCCATTGATGTGTGTGGCTTGGTGGATCGAAAggctgttcgtttgctcgtaaacgatcgtaaatttccagctgagaacagtgtttttctctcacaccaaacctatcagcagtaaataatccacgatcgtttacggcttCCAGGGGAGGAACTGGACATATGAAAGGTGGTTCCTACTGCCGGGTTCGACTAAATAGAGCCTTGGCCATGGCTGACGGGTCAGAGCGCTATCCTCTAGCCGTGGTTCAGCACCTCACGGCGGCTGCATCGGACCATGATCCGATCATCCTTTCTTGGCGATCGGATGAGACGAGTGGCAGCAAAAAGACGAGTTTTAAATACGAGGTGATGTGGAAAACCCACGATGATTTTTCGTCGACGCTGGCGGAAGCCTGGGACTCTGGGAGGGGGCAGGAACCGACCAGCATGCAAGATCTCCGGCGCAAATTAGGTGAGGTCAGTGGCCACCTGCAGCGCTGGGAGAGGACGACCTTTGGCAGTGTTCGTCGAGAGCTGCGCAAGCTAGCTGCTGAGCAAGAGCGTCCGCAGTCTGGTCCATTGCGAGTTGGTCCATCACATGCTGAGTTGAAGATCAAGGAACGCATAATGGAATTAAATCACAGAGAGGAGATTATGTGGCGGCAGAGATCAAGGATCATGTGGCTAGCTGAAGGGGACCGAAATACACGGTTTTTTCACCTTCGTTCAAGCCGCCGAAAAAGAAGAAACAAGATTAGTAAGCTGAAGAAGGCCAATGGTGATTTTACTGAGTCCGAGCAAGAGATGAGAGATGTGACAAGGGAATTCTACAGGAATTTATTTCGCTCGGAGGGAGTGCACAATATGGAAGCTGTCTTAGGTACAGTTCCTGTGAAGGTCATGCCTGAGATGAATGATAAATTGTTGATGCCTTTCACGGA
Protein-coding sequences here:
- the LOC136533291 gene encoding uncharacterized protein At5g08430-like isoform X2; translation: MSGKRQRQEKDKMAEECCFICKDSGHDLRVCDSRNCLKAYHPVCVQNKDEGFICDWHICVQCRGRSDYQCLCCPLYSVCCACLGKVEFVQLRKQNKGFCRTCLNLAIAIEKNDPHVAKTDNYEILFKDYWEGIKDAEHLTLVDLEEASDILNRKLNCKEGANLERFPAVDHKSDENTSPDNGANDQTIPFDSKGKQIKANTSQKNKSNKRTYVGWGSRELIGFLSSFGKDTSKPLEELEIIGVVKGYIKEKKLYQDDKKLRFLCDDKLQPLFTRRKVRCKMIRRFLAVHLASNAVSEDERFCSSEDDDDAPVIKKRPRNSLEPKIAKRVSERSKRHFASLTQNNINLIYLRKTLVISLLMSQPDIFEQKVVGCFVRVKCGQKVHSYEIPRKAYLLGQVTGIMKSENEYKINDTCTNILLCVTGLLDDVSISMLSDEDLAEDECDDLISLAEKGLLKRATVAELEEKVATVHKDIVNHWIERELVRLERKIDIAQMKGLHVELVELLDQKKLLNTPAERRRRLEEVPEIVPDTEYREKETELQVAASNSSQESRGAAHQAVDSLNVLNGEPSKGATEQIHDCLNVLNKESSEAASKQVDATCEAPSEAHEACLSGVTPDPALHYQMDDTQDGSPTQAMNIDQDESDHSRQAAMAKINEVVEVIDLSSDDDEDPSTGQHKPEGKAMHALRAMNGDVHLEQREPAPATMNGVLQPEQRQPAHTAMNGVLRPEQHGPEHAATNGVSPSALLWQWHYRDPQGETQGPFTLMHMLHWKRLGFFNNEGFRVWKTGQTSEQAILLRDAFLLHL